The proteins below are encoded in one region of Neoasaia chiangmaiensis:
- a CDS encoding AI-2E family transporter, whose protein sequence is MPSDVTPSSDHSPQRDLSHIFRLLRFTLIVTVAVIAIWLLGDVLTVVFAATLVAVVLHGLARALRRKFPIPYQLAVGLVALIVLLAIVALVYFSGPQIGDQFMRLKQALITQAGDLKGRLGQSSWGQFALDHLPSSLGGNESSSNSSGIFGTGLASSVTGILSSAFGLLGTIAVVLIAGLYFAMSPALYVDGTLRLVPPGHRPLVRKLLLAAGATLWSWTIGQAFDMLVVGLASGIGLTIIGVPLALALGVVAGLCNFIPYIGAILGAVPAILIALSDGTREGLTVAGLYAVIQFLEGNVLAPFIQRHAVHMPPALAILSQTVFGSILGIPGLILASPLTAALLVVGDKATAPLDDDIRVGSDVGETCEPEAEKKKYA, encoded by the coding sequence ATGCCTTCTGACGTCACACCTTCGTCCGATCATTCTCCCCAGCGGGATCTCTCCCATATCTTTCGATTGTTGCGCTTCACGCTGATCGTCACGGTCGCTGTCATCGCCATCTGGCTCCTGGGCGATGTGCTGACGGTTGTTTTCGCCGCAACGCTGGTGGCCGTCGTCCTTCACGGACTGGCCCGCGCGCTGCGGCGCAAGTTTCCCATTCCCTATCAGCTTGCGGTGGGATTGGTTGCACTCATCGTTCTTCTGGCAATCGTCGCCCTTGTTTATTTCAGCGGGCCGCAAATCGGCGATCAGTTCATGCGCCTGAAACAGGCGTTGATAACCCAAGCAGGCGATCTGAAAGGCCGGCTCGGGCAGTCGAGCTGGGGCCAGTTTGCCCTTGATCACCTGCCAAGCAGCCTCGGCGGTAACGAATCCAGTAGCAACAGCAGTGGCATATTCGGAACCGGACTGGCGAGCTCCGTCACCGGCATTCTCAGCAGCGCCTTTGGTTTGCTCGGCACCATCGCGGTCGTCCTGATCGCGGGACTCTATTTCGCCATGTCGCCCGCCCTCTACGTGGACGGTACGCTTCGGCTCGTGCCACCGGGCCATCGACCTCTTGTTCGTAAATTGCTGCTCGCGGCGGGTGCGACACTGTGGTCATGGACGATTGGACAGGCTTTCGACATGCTGGTCGTCGGACTTGCTTCCGGTATCGGCCTGACCATTATCGGCGTTCCGCTCGCGCTCGCGCTGGGTGTCGTCGCAGGGTTGTGCAACTTCATCCCCTATATCGGCGCCATTCTCGGGGCCGTACCCGCCATCCTGATCGCGCTGTCCGATGGCACCCGCGAGGGCCTGACGGTTGCCGGCCTGTATGCCGTCATCCAGTTTCTGGAAGGCAACGTGCTGGCGCCGTTCATCCAACGCCATGCCGTGCATATGCCGCCGGCGCTGGCGATCCTGTCCCAGACAGTCTTCGGTTCCATCCTCGGTATTCCGGGCCTGATCCTGGCATCGCCCCTGACGGCGGCGTTGCTGGTCGTCGGCGACAAGGCCACCGCCCCGCTGGACGACGATATTCGCGTCGGCAGTGATGTCGGCGAGACATGTGAACCGGAAGCGGAAAAGAAGAAATACGCCTGA
- a CDS encoding DegT/DnrJ/EryC1/StrS family aminotransferase translates to MTRNSPIAFLDLPRQQARLGDTIQRRVDAVMRHCRFVMGPEVEELEGRLAAYCGAAHAIGVSSGTDALLMVLMGEEIGPGDAVFLPAFTYTATAEVVLLLGATPVFVDVDPKTFQISPESLVSRIDAVLAQDDLEPRVVIGVDLFGQPAPWDQLRAIADRYGLTLVDDCAQSFGGSYHGRKLGREAMATTLSFFPSKPLGGYGDGGAILTDDPERAELYRSLRTHGEGRTRYEVLRIGINGRIDTLQAAVLLAKLDAFDDELARREAIACAYDAGLQPYVSIPARVPQSQSAWAIYCITLPDAATRDALQAHLREKGVPSAIYYPRPLHFQPAYRDQHDETVRLPVAESLGEHVLALPIHPELTDEEVQRVIDAVATCAALENGAA, encoded by the coding sequence ATGACCCGTAATTCTCCCATCGCGTTCCTCGACCTGCCGCGTCAGCAGGCGCGTCTCGGTGATACCATTCAGCGGCGTGTCGATGCCGTGATGCGTCACTGCCGGTTTGTTATGGGCCCGGAGGTCGAGGAACTCGAAGGGCGCCTGGCGGCCTATTGTGGTGCCGCCCATGCCATTGGAGTCTCCTCGGGGACGGATGCCCTGCTCATGGTGTTGATGGGGGAGGAGATCGGGCCGGGCGATGCTGTGTTCCTGCCCGCTTTCACCTATACCGCGACGGCGGAAGTGGTCTTGTTGCTGGGCGCGACGCCGGTATTCGTCGATGTGGATCCGAAGACTTTCCAGATTTCGCCAGAGAGTCTGGTGTCGCGGATCGATGCTGTCCTTGCGCAGGATGACCTTGAACCAAGAGTGGTTATCGGCGTGGATCTTTTTGGACAGCCGGCACCATGGGATCAGCTCCGCGCCATCGCGGATCGGTATGGTCTGACATTGGTCGATGACTGTGCGCAGTCCTTCGGCGGCTCCTATCACGGCCGGAAGCTCGGCCGGGAGGCCATGGCGACAACGCTGTCATTCTTTCCTTCCAAGCCATTGGGTGGCTATGGCGATGGCGGCGCAATCCTGACGGACGATCCTGAACGGGCCGAGCTCTATCGTTCGCTGCGGACCCATGGCGAGGGGCGCACGCGTTATGAGGTGCTGCGTATCGGGATCAATGGGCGCATCGACACCTTGCAGGCGGCGGTCCTGCTGGCGAAGCTGGATGCTTTCGATGATGAACTGGCCCGACGGGAAGCGATCGCCTGCGCCTACGATGCCGGTTTGCAGCCTTATGTCTCGATCCCGGCTCGCGTACCACAATCGCAAAGCGCGTGGGCGATCTATTGTATTACGCTGCCCGACGCGGCCACGCGTGACGCCCTGCAAGCTCATCTGCGTGAAAAGGGCGTGCCGAGCGCGATCTATTACCCACGCCCGCTTCATTTTCAGCCTGCCTATCGCGACCAGCACGATGAAACCGTCCGGCTTCCAGTAGCCGAATCGCTCGGCGAGCATGTTCTGGCCTTGCCGATTCATCCTGAACTGACTGACGAGGAAGTACAACGCGTGATTGATGCCGTTGCCACCTGTGCCGCACTGGAGAATGGCGCGGCATGA
- a CDS encoding polysaccharide biosynthesis protein, which yields MPSSVPTRPRRRPTGRIALNIVLDGVVSASAAPIARFLAEPYGGLLHPLWFIAGGAITLFVSGLPFRVPQQYWRFSGLADLVGIAGASVASALLFAIGLRLTGYPLPSPTFPVIHALVLLCGLGAVRMATRLAARWRQQGSGAYTRVLLLGSDLGADLFMRAIERDSLQRYQVMGLLTEASGQTGRRIHNTPILGTIDDCAGLLARWRGPLPQEIVLTDPDLRGAALSRVFEAAQEHGVSVKRTPSLTSLQPAARVELRPIALEDLLNRPQVPLDLDGMARLIGERVVLVTGAGGTIGSELVRQIASLGPSLLLLLDHGEFALWQIDLELSESYPEVARQVIVADIRDQARMEAVFEHYRPALVFHAAALKHVPIVEANPCEGILTNVIGTRIVADAAARHGAQAMVLISSDKAVNPSSLMGASKRCAEIYCQALDKQSRRQGDGGLLCVTVRFGNVLGSTGSVVPLFQRQLANGGPLTITHPDMTRYFMTVPEAVGLVLQASVRGTAHRESADETDVRLRDGGIFVLDMGEPVRILDLARQMIRLAGLRPEEDIAIRVTGLRPGEKLFEELFHGREAPVPTDAAGLRIATPRTVDLDAAATSLDRLRDACRRGDVARALEILHLLVPEFEHNPEGKVQKAWISANL from the coding sequence ATGCCGTCATCCGTCCCAACGCGCCCGCGTCGCCGCCCAACTGGCCGGATCGCGCTGAATATCGTGCTCGATGGCGTCGTATCGGCCTCCGCGGCGCCGATCGCGCGCTTTCTGGCTGAGCCTTATGGAGGCCTGCTGCATCCGCTCTGGTTCATTGCCGGCGGTGCGATCACGCTTTTTGTCAGTGGGCTGCCATTCAGGGTGCCGCAACAGTACTGGCGTTTTTCGGGGCTGGCCGATCTGGTCGGAATCGCCGGAGCTTCCGTGGCCAGTGCCCTGCTCTTCGCCATTGGTTTGCGACTGACGGGTTACCCTCTGCCATCGCCGACATTTCCGGTCATTCATGCCCTTGTCCTGCTATGCGGGCTTGGCGCCGTGCGCATGGCAACACGCCTTGCCGCGCGGTGGCGGCAACAGGGCTCGGGTGCATATACCCGCGTGCTGCTGCTGGGTTCCGATCTGGGCGCCGATCTGTTCATGCGTGCGATCGAGCGGGACAGCTTGCAGCGCTATCAGGTCATGGGATTGCTGACCGAGGCCTCCGGTCAAACGGGGCGGCGTATCCATAATACGCCGATCCTGGGTACGATCGACGATTGCGCCGGGCTGCTGGCGCGCTGGCGCGGTCCCTTGCCGCAGGAGATTGTTTTGACCGATCCCGATCTGCGCGGCGCGGCACTGTCGCGGGTGTTCGAAGCGGCGCAGGAACATGGGGTGAGCGTCAAGCGCACGCCGTCGCTGACCAGTCTGCAACCGGCGGCGCGGGTCGAGTTGCGGCCGATCGCGCTGGAGGATCTGCTGAACCGGCCTCAGGTGCCGCTGGATCTGGATGGCATGGCGCGCCTTATCGGCGAGCGCGTCGTGCTTGTCACGGGCGCGGGCGGAACGATCGGATCGGAGCTTGTGCGACAGATCGCGTCACTGGGGCCGAGCCTGCTGCTTTTGCTCGATCATGGCGAGTTCGCGCTCTGGCAGATCGATCTCGAACTTTCCGAGAGTTATCCCGAAGTGGCGCGGCAGGTGATCGTCGCCGATATTCGGGATCAAGCGCGTATGGAGGCGGTTTTCGAGCATTACCGTCCGGCGCTTGTTTTTCATGCGGCGGCGCTGAAGCATGTACCGATCGTTGAGGCCAATCCCTGCGAGGGGATTCTGACGAACGTCATCGGCACGCGTATCGTGGCCGATGCAGCGGCGCGGCATGGGGCCCAGGCGATGGTGCTGATCTCCAGTGACAAGGCCGTCAATCCGTCCAGCCTGATGGGGGCGAGCAAACGTTGCGCGGAAATCTACTGTCAGGCGCTGGACAAGCAGTCGCGCCGTCAGGGTGATGGCGGGTTGCTTTGCGTTACCGTGCGTTTCGGCAATGTCCTGGGATCGACAGGGTCCGTCGTGCCGCTGTTCCAGCGGCAACTGGCCAATGGCGGGCCGCTGACCATCACGCATCCGGACATGACCCGTTACTTCATGACAGTGCCGGAGGCGGTGGGGCTGGTTCTACAGGCCAGCGTCCGGGGAACCGCGCATCGGGAAAGCGCTGATGAGACGGATGTTCGCCTTCGGGACGGCGGCATCTTCGTGCTGGATATGGGTGAGCCCGTGCGCATCCTCGATCTGGCACGGCAGATGATCCGGTTGGCGGGACTGCGGCCGGAAGAGGATATTGCGATCCGGGTGACAGGGTTGCGTCCCGGTGAGAAGCTGTTCGAGGAACTCTTCCATGGGCGCGAGGCGCCGGTTCCCACCGATGCCGCGGGGCTTCGAATCGCAACGCCGCGTACGGTCGATCTTGATGCCGCAGCGACATCGCTCGACCGGCTGCGTGACGCCTGCAGGAGGGGCGATGTTGCCCGAGCCCTTGAGATTCTCCATCTGCTGGTGCCGGAATTCGAGCACAATCCGGAAGGCAAGGTCCAGAAAGCCTGGATATCGGCAAATTTGTAA
- a CDS encoding glycosyltransferase family 4 protein yields the protein MSVIIHPIAIFPEGTRKRMLWPLFVLIVAMLLCAFLVQFMMHVGVMDIPGHRSSHDRPIPKGGGVGIVTAFALGLPILRAAVGLPPLTSETLCLLCGTVFLAVVSWLDDMYSFPARHKLLAQAVASCLILGAAGWIGSSMWHLAIPGLIWLLYITNATNFIDGINGLASGSLMIASAVLGLVFLAHHDTASALPAVMLAACLLAFLPFNFPRASIFMGDVGSQGAGLVMGWMGLVALDTLSEPLLVPMLMSGILYDVAFTLVRRAIAGARLSQAHRSHLYQLAVRSGSSPILVTTLYWCFVVWGGIVAWSGSTTSVAIVAIMVPQIIWTVVTIHRARQLISQPW from the coding sequence ATGTCTGTCATAATCCACCCTATCGCAATCTTCCCGGAAGGCACCCGCAAGCGCATGCTCTGGCCGTTATTCGTTTTGATCGTCGCCATGTTGCTCTGCGCTTTTCTGGTCCAGTTCATGATGCATGTCGGCGTCATGGATATACCAGGACATCGCAGTTCGCACGACCGGCCGATTCCGAAAGGCGGCGGCGTGGGCATCGTGACCGCCTTCGCTCTTGGCCTGCCGATATTACGGGCCGCCGTCGGCCTGCCGCCTCTGACATCCGAGACGCTGTGCCTCCTGTGCGGCACGGTGTTCCTGGCTGTCGTCTCGTGGCTGGACGACATGTATTCATTCCCCGCCCGCCACAAGCTGCTGGCGCAGGCTGTGGCTTCATGCCTGATCCTCGGTGCGGCTGGCTGGATAGGGTCGTCGATGTGGCATCTGGCAATACCGGGGCTGATCTGGCTGCTATACATCACCAATGCCACGAATTTCATCGATGGAATCAACGGTCTGGCGTCTGGCAGCCTGATGATCGCAAGCGCCGTCTTGGGCCTTGTGTTCCTGGCGCACCACGATACCGCAAGCGCATTGCCCGCCGTCATGCTTGCCGCCTGCCTGCTGGCTTTCCTGCCCTTCAATTTCCCCAGGGCAAGCATCTTCATGGGCGATGTCGGCAGCCAGGGCGCCGGCCTCGTCATGGGCTGGATGGGCCTTGTCGCACTCGACACCCTGTCCGAACCCCTGCTCGTCCCCATGCTGATGTCCGGCATCCTGTACGATGTCGCTTTCACGCTTGTCCGGCGCGCCATCGCAGGCGCCCGTCTGTCGCAGGCACATCGAAGCCATCTTTATCAGCTTGCCGTTCGCAGCGGCTCGTCGCCCATTCTTGTTACGACGCTTTACTGGTGCTTCGTCGTATGGGGCGGCATCGTGGCGTGGTCCGGGAGCACGACGTCTGTCGCCATCGTGGCAATCATGGTGCCGCAGATCATCTGGACAGTCGTAACCATCCACCGCGCCCGCCAGTTGATCTCACAGCCATGGTGA
- a CDS encoding MarR family transcriptional regulator → MAQATNDQMLTLLRDTIVSMVRKDGPDLSARQLGVFLTCYLQEGAHTVRGLASDLHVSKPAITRALDRLGELDLARRKVDPLDRRSVLVQRTLKGSSFLREMRSLMSEASGTKATKTKQASVERIGSRRAAG, encoded by the coding sequence ATGGCCCAGGCTACGAATGACCAAATGCTCACCCTGTTACGGGACACCATCGTGTCCATGGTGCGCAAGGATGGTCCCGATCTGTCCGCGCGCCAGCTCGGCGTGTTTCTGACATGCTATCTTCAGGAAGGTGCCCATACCGTTCGTGGTCTGGCCTCCGACCTGCACGTGTCGAAGCCGGCGATCACCCGCGCCCTTGACCGTCTGGGCGAGCTGGATCTGGCCCGTCGCAAGGTCGACCCGCTTGATCGTCGCTCGGTGCTGGTGCAGCGCACGCTGAAAGGTTCGTCCTTCCTGCGCGAAATGCGCTCGCTGATGAGCGAGGCTTCTGGCACGAAGGCGACGAAGACGAAGCAGGCATCTGTTGAGCGGATCGGCAGTCGTCGCGCGGCCGGCTAA
- a CDS encoding leucyl aminopeptidase family protein: protein MYDPKTICLLDDAPDARVVHVVDNAASIAAWLGPAEKYVRENGFGGRTGEVALVPGESGVDSAVIVVSSEHRHDPLAFAALATTLPPGPWRLSFDGYDASRVALLAHDAVLGFCMEAYAYRVGTREAAPVRLVLPDGTDDAVTMARAIWLGRDLINMPANHLGPAELASLARDALAPFGAETSILTGAAVTAAYPCLAAVGAGSDRSAHVVMSRWQGSGATADAPLISLVGKGVCFDTGGYDIKPSAGMLRMKKDMGGAALMLAVAMVAMARDLPVRLELRLGCVENSISGHAMRPGDVLSTRAGLNVEIGNTDAEGRLVLCDLLTEACEASPDLLLDAATLTGAARVALGPDLPALFGTDDLVCEMLLEAGRVVGDDLWRLPLWYGYDAWLDRKIADIGNVAEKPMAGAITAALFLRRFVKPQINWAHIDTYAWNDASRPGRPAGGETLALRAISQFLLRFIK from the coding sequence ATGTATGATCCCAAGACAATATGCCTCCTGGACGATGCACCGGATGCGCGTGTGGTCCATGTCGTCGATAACGCGGCGTCGATTGCCGCATGGTTGGGACCGGCGGAGAAATATGTCCGGGAAAACGGCTTTGGCGGCCGGACCGGCGAGGTGGCGCTGGTGCCGGGCGAGAGCGGCGTTGACAGCGCGGTGATCGTGGTATCGTCCGAGCACAGGCATGACCCTCTGGCCTTTGCCGCCCTGGCAACGACGTTGCCGCCTGGACCATGGCGCCTGTCGTTCGATGGATATGATGCGTCGCGCGTCGCATTGCTCGCGCACGATGCCGTGCTGGGCTTCTGCATGGAGGCCTATGCCTATCGGGTGGGGACGCGCGAAGCGGCCCCGGTGCGGCTCGTCTTGCCGGACGGAACGGACGATGCCGTGACGATGGCGCGTGCCATCTGGCTGGGCCGGGATCTCATCAATATGCCCGCCAACCATCTTGGACCGGCCGAACTGGCCTCTCTGGCGCGGGATGCATTGGCTCCCTTCGGGGCGGAAACAAGCATCCTGACGGGGGCGGCGGTAACGGCGGCCTACCCATGTCTTGCAGCAGTCGGTGCGGGATCCGACCGGTCGGCGCATGTCGTCATGTCGCGCTGGCAGGGAAGTGGAGCGACTGCTGACGCCCCATTGATTTCGCTGGTGGGAAAGGGTGTGTGTTTCGACACGGGCGGTTACGACATCAAGCCCTCTGCCGGCATGTTGCGCATGAAGAAGGACATGGGCGGCGCGGCGCTGATGCTGGCTGTGGCGATGGTGGCGATGGCGCGAGACCTGCCGGTTCGGCTGGAACTGCGGTTGGGATGCGTGGAGAACAGCATTTCAGGACATGCCATGCGACCCGGTGACGTCCTGTCGACAAGGGCTGGACTCAATGTCGAGATCGGCAATACGGATGCGGAAGGGCGGCTGGTTCTTTGCGATCTGTTGACCGAGGCTTGCGAGGCATCCCCCGATCTTCTTCTCGATGCGGCGACTTTGACGGGCGCGGCTCGTGTGGCGCTGGGTCCGGATCTGCCGGCGCTGTTTGGTACGGACGATCTCGTCTGCGAAATGTTGTTGGAAGCGGGGCGCGTTGTCGGAGATGATCTGTGGCGTTTGCCACTCTGGTATGGTTATGACGCATGGCTCGACCGCAAAATTGCCGATATCGGAAACGTCGCCGAGAAGCCGATGGCGGGTGCGATCACGGCGGCGCTGTTTCTTCGTCGGTTCGTAAAACCCCAGATAAACTGGGCTCATATCGATACGTATGCCTGGAATGACGCATCGCGACCGGGGCGTCCGGCAGGTGGCGAGACACTGGCCCTACGCGCAATTTCGCAATTTTTGTTACGGTTTATTAAGTAA